The segment atataatgtTACATTCCATCACTGTAAAAAGTCCCCTTTGCCCCCTCCCCCGGAAAAGTTTCAGTCTAGTCTCCAAAGTTGGACAGCGGCGCTCGCTCCTGCTGCCGGTGCAGTTCGTTCTCCGTCAGCAGCTGGAGGTTCTCCGCGCGCAGCCGGTCCAGCTCCAGCTCAAGCTCCCGCACACGCGCGTCGTCGCCGTCCAGCCGCTGGCTTTCCAGCCGCAGCCGATTATTCTCGTCCTCCATACGCGAGAGGCACTTCTCCAGCTCTAGGTACTCTTTGATGAGCTCCTGCTTGCTCATGTTCTGCAGGCTCTCCGCGTGGTACCGCTCATAGGTTTCCGAGAAGTCCCGCTGCAGAAACTCGCTGCCGTCTCCTCCCATCCCGTCGCTGCCCCCATCCTCCTCGCCCGCTTCTTCCATAAAGTCCTCATCGCTGGTGTCGTCGGATTTGGCAGCGGCCCGTTTGGGATAGAGGCCGGTTTTAAGATCCGGCTCCTCCTGGTCGTGGTCATCCATGAGGAACTGCGTTGTGTTATAGGGAGCAACTGGCTGGCCCTTGGCGAACATCTCGGCTCGAATCCTCGAAGCTCGCAGGCTCTGTTTCTCATCGaactttttcttctcctcccagGTCAGCGTATAGTACGGTTTCCAAAGCCGCTTCTTCTTGGAGGGGCGTCTCCTATGTTTTTTCTTGCCCACCTGTCTCTGCTGCGGGGGAGCTCCGCCAGCGGACAAGTCGTCCCCATTCTGGCCCTTCTCACCCGCTTCCGGACAGCTGGATTCTGGGCAGACCTGGGTCTTAAGGGGAGACGGCTGGGGTTCCAGGCTCCCTTCCCCCCCGTGCCCTGGAGAGCCACCCGACTGGGGGGACGCTCTCGATTGCCACCTACTGTCTTCCTCCGGCACCCGCTCCTCCGCGCCTGGGGGGCGATCAGGGTTCCGTTCTTCATGGACAGCAACAGCACCTGTACAGTTGCTAGTTTGAGGCTGGTGCTGAAACTCTGACAAGAGTGGCTCGGCCATTGCTAATAGAATCTTCTTCTCGAAGTTTGAAGAATGTTGGCTGTAAGTCCTTAAGGAAAAAAAGGTTTGCTTTTCTCTGCAAAAATGTCCAACACAGTCCTCTTCGGTCTGTAATTCCTGCAGTGATGCCTTTAGCCAGTCCTTCTGTCAGCAAACTCCAATTGCAATTTGGGGGCGCTCAAGTCAATAAAGGGTTAAGCGCCCAGAGCGCGGCCAGATAGCGGGTCCAAAGGGGTGCAGCAGCAGGAATAGTACGTAATGTGCAGAGGGGGTGGGCTTCAAGCCTTCCCGCAGACCGCCCCCGCGATGGAGAAGTTGGTGGGCAAGAAGATTAGGTTAAATCCAATGGGTTAAACCCAGCCCCGAAGGGGTTAAAACTACCCGATGACGCTGACTCCGAGGGGCCGGATCCACAAAGGGTTAAATCCCCTGCCGCAGAGCCCACAGGGGGTTAAAGTCCCAAAGCCACCTCCTCCCACTTCCACGGGTGTCGCTCCAAGCCGAGCTCCCCGTTCCCTAGGCCCGGCCGGAGCCTCAGCCGAGGACAGACAAACTCATCTCCCCTTTGGCTCGATGCTCTCTGCTCAGCTCAGCTCTCCTCCGcctcctcctctttttcctccctccctcctcccccttccgACAGCTCCTCTTCCGCCTCCTCCCCCAACTTCCCCTCCCAACCTGCCTCTCCACCTGCCAACTTCCAACTGCTGCCTCCCAACCCTCTGCGCCCCTTTTATATAGAAGCCGGTCCGCCCCGCCCATGCGCATGCGTGACTGAGTCCCCATCGCAGGAAGCTGGGAGTCGTAGTTCCCATCTTTCAGGCCCGCCGTCCTCGCGCGCCGTGCGACGTAGCCAATCCCAGGACGCGTAGGGGGCGTTTTCCAGGCCGCCTCCTTCCATCGCTTATCCCTCGCTCGAGAAACGTGAGAGCCCATTGGTCAAAAGGCACACGTCTCGCCGAGGAAGGAAGGCCAATCGCAGAGAAGATGGGGCGGGTTCTGGGCCATACCATTCTGCTTCAGGAATACAAGAAGATTCGATGGCCTGTGAGGGCCTGCacagaatatttttatgaaaaggtGCGTCTTAAAGGTTATTATCCTATTCTTTTCTCAGCGGAAAGGTTCTGAAGATCACAAACATTTGTTAACTTAAGCGAAAATGGTTTACCCCTAAAAAGTAGTCCCTAAAGTGTAAACGAGTATTTAATTCTGTAAATAGAGATGTTGGCCCATGGCTATTAATTCTAGATTCTTAAGATTACAAGAATGGCTTCAAGGTGTTGATTAGTGACTGGGATTGACGTTTGCGGAAGGATATTGCGAACaccttttttgtaaaaaaaaaaaaaaaaaaaagcgcatgAAGAGGTAaacaaatgaagaataaaaagtgCCGCCTTAAAGGGACAGTGTGACTGCCTTACGGCAGCAACCTCTGACTAGGCCTCGGAAGATGAGAAAGCAGGTTCGAGTCCCGGGTGACGTCCACTCCCGGACTACGCTGGGACCCTTAGCGGAAAGTGGCGGAGTCCCAGCCCCAGCGTAGTCTTTCACGGCCGCCCCCGCCCAGGGGCCAGTGCAAAATGGTGGGCCGTGGCTCATTTCTGTCGTCGGCGCCGGGAAGTGCTGGGTGTGCGCCCTGGGATCCCCCGAGACCCCGGGATGTAAGGCCTCGCTTCCCTTCTCACTCACCGGGCTTCAGCTTCTATCGAAGAAAATGGCCTCCTGGGGCCCTCTTGGTCTGTTCAGTTGGGAATCGACCATGAAATTTTTCTGAGCCTGGATGGGAGTCCAGGGCAGCGGATGAGCCTCTTTGTTGGGGGAGGGGTTCGAAATTAATCCTGAGTTGAAATAATCAACCCTGGCTACTCGAGAGAGAAGTCACAGACTGGAAAGAATCACCCACTGTGGCTCTTCCTCGTCAGTGGACGCTGGGCAACACCGGCAGGGAGGCAAGAGCCAGAGGCTTCCCTGAGGAGGAAACCTTGCCCAGAAATGGGGGCAGAGGGATTCTGGCCCAGAACTGTGGGACAGATTCATGGGCGGGGAGGGGGTAGGGCGGCGCGCTACATAACTCTCCTTGTGAAAATTCTCCAGATTCCAGGCTTCCGCCCAAAGGACAGGGGCTGAGGGCCAGGAGTAGCCGAAACCCTCCACTCAAATCACTTAGATCTAAAATctttcatgctgcagtccatggggtcgcagagtcggacactactgagcgaccgaactgaactgaaaatcttaCCGTAATCTCAGTTTTTCCCATTTGCCACACACCGTGACTCCTGTTTCTTCAACAGCCCTGTCTTATATTCCAGCCGCTTTCCACCGCACAGCGTTCCTTTGCACACAGAACCATTTGCCCCTCCACAGCCCAGTGAGTTAGGCAGGGTAGGGATTCTTGtctccattttagagataaggaatCTCTAAAGCTCAgaaattaagtgacttgtccaaggtcacatgacAATTAAGTGACACTTTCGGCTAAAGCGAAGGTCTCTGTGACTCCGTGCTGTTTTTCTATCACAAACACAAAATTCCCTTTTTTTGTAAGAACTCTGGATTTAGTTCCTTTCCATCTGCAACACTTTCAGCCAACTTCTGgccctctttttctttccttcttttttttttttttgcctcacctggaggcatgtgggatcttagttcccccactaaGGAAAGAACCCGGCTCCCTACAATGGAAACAGAGTCTTAACCGGTGGACCATCAGGTTAATCTCACATTGGATAAGAAGGCACAATGGTGAGTAAAATTTCATCCATACTACTCAAGGACTGTGTAGAGAGGCCATCAAACCTACGGTAAGCCAAAATGGCAGATGATGAAAATCCTGATAGGAGCTTGTGAGCCAACTTGCTTAGGAGTTGAGAATTGTGGACATGTTTCATGGAGGAGGTGACTTCGTGGCTGTCTAAAACATGAAGCATTTTCAGGCAGAGTGGCATGAGCAGGACATTTATGACGAGTAGGCGTCTTGTCCCAAGACAGGACTTGTCTGGGGATTCAGGAGTGGTTTTGTGGGGAAGTGGTCATGGGCATGCCCAGAGGGAGAGGCAAGCAAGAGTGACCCTGAGGCACATCCAGATGTTTTGAGATGGACCATCCTAGCCTGTTTTCCCTGAGAACTCAGGTCTTTCTGAAAACCTGTCCCTCTCCCGTGCTGCTTCATCAGTCATGCAAGAAGCTTCGCAGGAGCAAGAGCTTCTCAACAGTGGGAGTTCCCTGAGGAAAACTTTTTGGAGAGAACCCGACTGGGAGTCAGAGACCTCGAAACTGTTAAATTTTCAGACTCCAAAGGACTCCTGGGTACCCTCAGTTGGGATTTGGAAGGTACAACTGAGCCCAGGCTCAGTCTATTGGGCTCAGCTGTATGGGCTCATTTGTTCTACTAGGGGAGGAGTGGTCAAACTGACAGGTTGTGGAATTCCAGAATTCTATGAAACAAGAGGCCACGCACCTTGATATTAGCTAGGCATTTTGTCATTAATGTCCTGGTCATCAATCCCCAGGACTGCCTTATGGTGAAAAGGTCTTCATCGCTATTTCACAAACAAGGCAACCCAGGATCAGAGCAGAGTCCTGCCCAAGTCACACTGCGAGTATGCCCAAGTGGTGGCGCTGGCTTCCGCTTACATCCCCAGCACCAGTTTGGCCCCTCTTCCTTTGCCCTCCAGTTGTTCATCCCTAACACAGGGATTAACTCAAAATTTCGTAGCCCCAGCAGCCAGCGGCTCCCAGAGGTCTCTGCTCAGTTTGGCACTGGACCCACCCCGACGGGAGCCGCGGGGACGACGCTCCCGCCGTCCTTGGCTTTCCAGAAAGTTCCCTGGGAAAGCCCGAGCGCAGAGGTCACAGGGGGAGAGCAGCTGAGGATGGGGAAGCGGGCAGTGGGCACTTCCGGGGCCCAGATCGCGGCCCCCGACCCTACGCCGGGCGCGCGGAGCAGGGAGTAGCCGCCTTCCCTTCGGGCGGGAACAGAGCCTGGGCCCGAGCCCGCCGTACTCCTCTCCTCCCGCCGCCCCTAGCTCGCAGCTTTCCCCCCCACAATCCCCACCCACgac is part of the Bubalus kerabau isolate K-KA32 ecotype Philippines breed swamp buffalo chromosome 4, PCC_UOA_SB_1v2, whole genome shotgun sequence genome and harbors:
- the HEXIM1 gene encoding protein HEXIM1 — protein: MAEPLLSEFQHQPQTSNCTGAVAVHEERNPDRPPGAEERVPEEDSRWQSRASPQSGGSPGHGGEGSLEPQPSPLKTQVCPESSCPEAGEKGQNGDDLSAGGAPPQQRQVGKKKHRRRPSKKKRLWKPYYTLTWEEKKKFDEKQSLRASRIRAEMFAKGQPVAPYNTTQFLMDDHDQEEPDLKTGLYPKRAAAKSDDTSDEDFMEEAGEEDGGSDGMGGDGSEFLQRDFSETYERYHAESLQNMSKQELIKEYLELEKCLSRMEDENNRLRLESQRLDGDDARVRELELELDRLRAENLQLLTENELHRQQERAPLSNFGD